The following are encoded in a window of Sminthopsis crassicaudata isolate SCR6 chromosome 3, ASM4859323v1, whole genome shotgun sequence genomic DNA:
- the KIAA2013 gene encoding uncharacterized protein KIAA2013 homolog, which yields MWLQQRLKGLPGLLSSSWARRVLGLLGFLLLLSWYLGGRARRTGSGSGPGLHLLPWSSGPGEPRAAAPQACVEAATRAWRALQERGEAVPLSSRAFDAAATPEFPSAEPPALVGNGFLALDVSRNRLWVTPGERQPPVAPELAPFVQLRPLSAQAEAGAAALLLRQGLVRRVRCLQPSEPPPGAGAGGAAGAGGPAAPAGPGAQCVLLQEDFLAHRARPHLYVQRIHIHNPTERVAALWTVGPTPRPPLKTFTSSLEKAGDHQFLLYSGHSPPLPNGKVNLVVVATKKLVDLLQVAPRSLLDEAVLWVVYISEPLELRALKAKGAKEMKELKALQDMARKEILELMEIPVADLLLDHQQLWAQLFASGVEMKKINDAHTPSSLTVNLTLYYMLSCSPAPLLSPTLSRWERDQMESTLNYEDHCFSGHATMHAENLWPEKLSSVLQILQLSDVWKLTLQKRGCKGLVKVGAPGIMQGMVLSFGGLQFTENHLQFQADPDVLHNSYILHGIHYKTDHINLAVLLDGEGKPFLHVSVKPHSPPVKIYACEAGCLNEPVELTSEPQGHTFPVMVTQPITPLLYISTDLLHLQDLRHTLHLKAILAHEEHMAKQYPGLPFLFWFSVASLITLFHLFLFKLIYNEYCGPGAKSLFRSKEDPSV from the exons ATGTGGCTGCAGCAGCGGCTCAAGGGGCTGCCGGGGCTGCTTTCCAGTAGCTGGGCCCGCCGCGTGCTAGGGTTGCTAGGCTTCTTGCTGCTGCTCTCGTGGTATTTGGGCGGACGGGCGAGGCGGACGGGTTCCGGGAGCGGGCCGGGCCTGCATCTGCTGCCCTGGAGCTCGGGCCCCGGCGAGCCCCGCGCCGCGGCGCCCCAGGCCTGCGTGGAGGCGGCCACCCGCGCGTGGCGGGCGCTGCAGGAGCGCGGCGAGGCGGTGCCGCTGAGCTCCCGGGCCTTCGACGCCGCCGCGACCCCGGAGTTCCCCTCGGCCGAGCCGCCCGCGCTGGTGGGCAACGGCTTCCTGGCCCTGGACGTGAGCCGCAACCGCCTGTGGGTGACGCCCGGCGAGCGGCAGCCGCCCGTGGCCCCAGAGCTGGCGCCCTTCGTGCAGCTGCGGCCGCTGAGCGCGCAGGCCGAGGCGGGCGCCGCCGCGCTGCTCCTGCGCCAAGGCCTGGTGCGCCGAGTGCGCTGCCTGCAGCCGTCCGAGCCGCCGCCCGGGGCCGGGGCCGGAGGGGCGGCGGGGGCCGGGGGGCCGGCGGCGCCCGCGGGGCCCGGGGCCCAGTGCGTGCTGCTGCAGGAGGACTTCCTGGCGCACCGGGCGCGGCCGCACCTCTACGTGCAGCGCATCCACATCCACAACCCCACGGAGCGCGTGGCAGCGCTCTGGACCGTGGGGCCCACGCCCAGGCCGCCCCTGAAGACCTTCACCAGCTCGCTGGAGAAAGCCGGCGACCACCAGTTCCTGCTGTACTCGGGACACTCACCTCCCCTGCCCAATGGCAAGGTCAACCTGGTGGTGGTGGCCACCAAGAAGCTAGTGGACCTGCTGCAGGTGGCCCCCAGGTCGCTGCTGGACGAGGCCGTGCTGTGGGTGGTCTACATCTCGGAGCCCCTGGAGCTGCGGGCGCTGAAGGCCAAAGGGGccaaagagatgaaagaactGAAGGCCCTGCAGGACATGGCCCGAAAGGAGATCTTGGAGCTCATGGAGATCCCGGTGGCCGATCTGCTCCTGGACCACCAGCAGCTCTGGGCCCAGCTCTTCGCCTCAG GGGTTGAAATGAAGAAGATCAATGATGCTCACACACCATCTAGCCTGACTGTCAACCTGACACTATATTACATGCTGTCCTGCTCACCAGCACCACTGCTGAGTCCTACCCTAAGTCGGTGGGAACGAGACCAGATGGAATCAACTCTGAATTATGAGGACCACTGCTTCAGTGGTCATGCAACCATGCATGCAGAGAACCTTTGGCCAGAAAAGTTATCCAGTGTTCTCCAGATCCTACAGCTCTCTGATGTGTGGAAGTTAACACTCCAGAAACGGGGCTGCAAGGGTTTGGTGAAGGTGGGGGCCCCTGGAATTATGCAAGGAATGGTGCTCAGCTTTGGGGGTCTGCAGTTCACGGAAAACCACCTTCAGTTCCAGGCAGATCCTGACGTGCTCCACAATAGCTACATTTTACACGGGATTCACTACAAGACTGATCATATCAACTTGGCTGTCCTTCTTGATGGAGAAGGAAAGCCATTCTTGCATGTGTCTGTCAAGCCCCACAGCCCACCGGTCAAGATCTATGCCTGTGAGGCTGGGTGCCTGAACGAGCCTGTGGAACTGACCTCAGAGCCCCAAGGTCACACTTTCCCTGTCATGGTGACCCAGCCGATCACCCCCCTCCTCTACATCTCCACAGATCTATTACATTTGCAAGATCTGAGGCATACTCTGCACCTGAAAGCAATTCTGGCCCACGAGGAGCACATGGCCAAACAGTACCCCGGCCTGCCCTTCCTCTTCTGGTTCAGTGTGGCCTCCCTCATCACATTGTTCCACCTCTTTCTGTTCAAACTCATCTACAATGAATACTGTGGGCCCGGAGCCAAGTCGCTCTTCAGGAGTAAG GAAGATCCCAGTGTCTGA